The Microlunatus soli genome contains the following window.
GAAGCCGGCCGACAGAGCAGCACCGGCCAGCGCGAGTTTGATCGGCGTGGCGCCTTCGCGACCGAGCGCGGCGATGCCGTACACGATGACCGCCGCTACGGCGGCGCCGACGAAGGCGAACCAGACGTAGCCGCCGGGGGTGCCGACACCGAAGAAGGTGATCGCCAGGACGACGCTGAGGGCGGCGCCGGAGTTGATGCCCAGGATGCCGGGATCGGCCAGCGGGTTGCGGGTGACGCCCTGCATCACGCAGCCGGCCAACCCGAGGGCGGCGCCGACCATCAGGCCGAGCAGGGTTCGCGGGACGCGGAGGGTGAGGATCACCAGCCGGTCGGTGTCGTCGGCGTACCGCTGCGGCAGGCCGGCCATCACATCCTGGGCGCTGATGGCGTGGAACAGGTTGAAGTCGCCGATGGTGTCCAGGACGACGCCCGGTGAGATGGTGCGCGCACCGACTGCAATACTGAAGACGGCAAGCACGGCCAGCACCGCCAGGCTGAGCACCAGCCCGGGGATCAGCTTGGTCGCCTTGCGTACTCTCGGCGTTGTGGCGTGACCACGATCCCGATGGCCCTCATCTGGGCGCACCGGTGCGGTGGTCGTCGCGGTCATAAGGTGAGCCTAACTTCGGATCGCCTAACTCCCCAAGCCCCAGCGGCCCAGAATCTCACGGACATGACGACAATCACAGTCGCGTCGCGTGCCGAGACACTTCTGTACAGGTCAGTCCATAACTGTTACGGTCGCACCATGGGCCGTCCACGCAGCTTCTCCACCGAGGACGTGGTCGATGCCGCGATCGAGCAGTTCCGCAGCAGTTCGTTCAGCGCGACATCGACCGACCAGCTCTGCGACTGCACGGGACTGTCCCGCAGCAGTCTCTACAACGCCTTCCGCAGCAAGTCGGAGATCTTCGCCGCCGCACTGAGCCGATACGACGAGACCCAGACGGCCGACCGCGCACACCACCTCGACGACGACGACACGGGCCGGGAGATCCTGGAACGACTACTCCGGGAGACGATCGCGATCCAGTTCAGGACCGACGACCACCGGACCTGCATGGTGCTCGCCGCCTCGGTCGAGTTGGGCCGCAGCGACGAGCAGATCGCCGAACTCGCCCGTCACAACCTGGCGGCATTCGCCGACACGATCACCCGGATCATCGAACGCGGTCAATGTGACGGCACCCTGCGATCCGACCTGGCTGCCGGCGACCTGGCCCGGATGCTGCACGCCATGCTGAACGGGCTGCAGATCGTCGGCCGGGTCAGCGAGGACGATGTCGCGATCCAGGCAACCATCGACACCGCCCTGCAGCTGCTCCGCCCCACCACCGATCAGCGTTGAGACGACCGAAGTGCACCGAGCCGACCGAAGGCCCCTGAGCCTGTCGAAGATCCCTGAGCCGACCGAAGACCCCTGAGCCT
Protein-coding sequences here:
- a CDS encoding FecCD family ABC transporter permease, giving the protein MTATTTAPVRPDEGHRDRGHATTPRVRKATKLIPGLVLSLAVLAVLAVFSIAVGARTISPGVVLDTIGDFNLFHAISAQDVMAGLPQRYADDTDRLVILTLRVPRTLLGLMVGAALGLAGCVMQGVTRNPLADPGILGINSGAALSVVLAITFFGVGTPGGYVWFAFVGAAVAAVIVYGIAALGREGATPIKLALAGAALSAGFAAVTQAFLLLNKTTFDQMRFWQVGALAGRELGMVGQLAPFLLIGCLLAPFLGRTLNTLSLGDDVARGLGARVGLSRAAAAAVVVLLCGAATAAAGPIGFVGLTIPHVARMITGPDYRWTLPFSMVLAPILLLGADIVGRVIARPGEVQVAIVTAVIGAPVFIALVRRKKLAEL
- a CDS encoding TetR/AcrR family transcriptional regulator, with the protein product MGRPRSFSTEDVVDAAIEQFRSSSFSATSTDQLCDCTGLSRSSLYNAFRSKSEIFAAALSRYDETQTADRAHHLDDDDTGREILERLLRETIAIQFRTDDHRTCMVLAASVELGRSDEQIAELARHNLAAFADTITRIIERGQCDGTLRSDLAAGDLARMLHAMLNGLQIVGRVSEDDVAIQATIDTALQLLRPTTDQR